The Macadamia integrifolia cultivar HAES 741 chromosome 4, SCU_Mint_v3, whole genome shotgun sequence genome contains the following window.
TTGCTGTTGCTGGTGTAAATATCACATTCATGATAAAGCAAATGCTAGACCTAGATTCATGTAAGAGTCGAGCAACTCAATTCTACACGGACTTCAGaaattgttctttatttttgttcaaaCTTCTATAAAAACTCTAAAGCAATAGATCATGGAAAATCATATTTCCTCAACCACCCCTTCCCCCACCCACACCCcgcccccccaccaaaaaaaataataaaataaaaataaataaataatagggaTGCAGATGTGTCTTAGCCAAACTCACCCAACTTTTTAACTTGATTCGTTTACACATTACTCTATTGGAATGTGAGTAATGTGAGGTTCCTTATGTCTTTGCAGCAAAACCAAGGACATTTGTCGGAACAGTTTTCATACAGATGCTATCAGGTGAAATCTTGTGTTGCCATCCAGTAATGCTTGATAAATTCAAGACACATTCTGAATCACTTGCTGTGAATTGTTTGTTTTGATATGGGGGAATTCATTCCAATACACTGGCAGCTGTGGTTACATATGCACTATACCCTTGACATTTACCCCAAAACTGGCATGCAGTGGCATTTTTTTAGGATTTCTGAAAGTCTACAGAGCATACAGTATTGTTGCTATTATTTTTCTAAATACAGAAGTCACGGTGGAGGGATAATTACAGTGGGAAAAATGAGATTTGATTCTGCAATTATTTAAGCAGAGGACTTAAAACTCCTTGTTCCTCAATTTGGGAATATTAATTTTGAGTTTCTCTCGATTTGTTTTCAGAGAATGAATGGGCATTTGACTTGCTTTATTGTGTGGCTTTTGTGGTCATGGACAAACAATGGCTGGAGAAAAATGCCACCTACATGGAGTTCAATGTAAGATACATAACCATCTTCGTATTAAATTTTAGCACACTAGAGTTATGGGCTTGAGACAGATTCATCCAAATACAAACCATTTGAAATAATAAATCGATGGGTAATCATGCCCATTATGttcttatatttattttgtatgAATGTTATGATATCATGGTCTGGTTCGACTGTTAAGGCCAGACTGATCCAGCCTTCTGTGCATTTCTCAAAACCTTGGGTTTAAATCAATATGCATGCCTTGAGAGTTCATTGTGTAGTTTCTATGGttttaataatattttcccCTTTTGTCGCTTAACTTTATGGTTGATGCTGAATACATTTGAATGTTGATTTGTCATGTTTTTAGGACATTTTGAAATCCACTCGAGCCCAGCTAGAGAAAGAACTTCTATCGGATGATGTCCTACGGATCGAAGACATGCCATCTTATAGCCTTTTGTGTTAGCCATAGCCAGAAGGAAAGATGGCTAGAGTACTTGATGCATTACTATTTAGATACCCTTCTGgtgttttctttctctatctgcAGATACACATTTCACGTTTGTATGTGTCATCATGTGGCAGCCAGGATTGAATCCATAGCCGAGGATTGTGAGTTGTGATAAGCACTACCAGATTGAATAATGTGCCACTTCTTTCTCAGTGTTTCTTCTCTGCTTAAAACTGTAGGTGGTCAGTCCAAAAGTGAGGTGATTTGGTTATAGCTGAAGTCCCTCTGAAATATCGAAGTCTCCTATTGGAGTTTTGAAGGAAAGGATAAAGCTTAAACTtatctttttccactttgttgtGCATGAAAGCTTCGAAATTTGAGAAATGGTAAAGAGAGAAGTACTGTTCTTCATATTTCAGTTTAAAGTAGTTCTGACGAGTAATTTGTCAAAGCAAATATGAAATTTAGTGTTTGGTTCCAGCTTCCAAATTCTCAATGGCAAACTTCATGCACCAGATTGGCTGTTTTGAACCACCTAATCATCCTTAATCTTCTAATCAGTTGTGGAGTTTTGCTATCTTCACAGAAACAATTTCAGCACTTAAGGAGCCTTCCTGAACACAGCATATGAGATCCTGAGCATTGGAATCCCTGTAAAATAGGGGAATTATATCAATGAGATTCTACTGATGTAATTGGATTTTGATGTTACATACACTCTGAGATTagaattttttctcctttttgggTGCTACGGCTACCAATGTTGTATCATTACAAGGAAACCCATAACCCCCTAATAGTCCTAGATTTTTATTAACTGCCCTAGTTGGCACCTTAAAGAGTGACAATAAGCCAGTTTGCAAATAAATGACATCAAAACAATTTAAACCATCATGTTGTGTGGAATGAAATGGAATTCTTCTAATTTATTAGTAAGGAGAGAGTTCTTTAAGCAAGTGGCATAGAAGAGCTATACTTGGTTGCATCGATCAAAGGCTTTGTTCCTTCCTTTTATTCTCGTGCCTTGGTGCTCCCCCAGTCAAGTGTAGTCTATCCTTGCTGAGCTGTGGAACTTCTCAGCCCTCGGTTGACAAACCACCACTTTACCAACCCCTCACTAAAGTTGAGTGAATCAATTTCTGATCTATTAATTAGCAACAGGGATGACACCACCATTTCCACTAATGAGGTGTGACAAAACAGGATTGAACATTTGAGGGCAGTGAAATCATTTCATGTGGGAATgagagaaatagacataaaGGTGCCCTATAAAGATACCAGTGCACCCTGCTCAGCGGGCCCTTGAGCACCTTTCCTTGACTAATTTTATCGAATTTTGCAAGTTTGCCTGGGCCCTATCTGATTGGCctcacccccacccaaaaaaaaaatatgggtttGTGGAGTTTGTGAAACAAACATACTTTTGCAAGCAAGGTTTTATAGGTACCTTAGGTTCAGATCTCCTGGATCCACGGTCGGTCCCACCCCAACCACCCCCCTCCTTCGTATCCGGCTCCTTTCTTGAGTCCTCATCGCCCAGATGTTGTCCATAGTTATCTGAAACGAGTGTCATGTGTCCAGGTAAGGATCCAATGGTGTTCGACGCCTTACTTTTTGTGCCTCTGTCAATGTCTCGTTCGTCATGCCTTTTTTTCAAAGCGTTGGTGAAGTTCGTCATGCCTTTTTTTCAAAGTATTGGATCATCGCCTGAACACATGATGTTAGCTATGAGCCGACTTAGGCTAAGCCATGGATGATCAGGAGAAGAGCACCTGAGGAAGCTATTCaacttaaaccaaacaaatACGGGAGGATCAGACTAAACAACGtactagtttttgtttttgttctttcatGGCTCTTCTCAACGGCCCAATCCAGCAATCTCCAATCCTACATGTTCCTGCGAAAATCCCTCTTTCTCTGCAACTTGAAGCACTCTCTCCGCTGCTTCCATTCCCACATTCCACCTCCGCTTCCTCTTTCACTACCCAAACCAGCAAAACCACCGCAGCTCTCCTTCCTTGCAGACAAATGCACATCCATGGACCAACTCAAACAAATCCATGCTCAGATGATCGTCTCTACTCGCATCCACGATAACTACGCCGCTAGTCGAATCatctccttttgtgctctctCCCCTTCGGGCGATCTTAATTACGCTTTGAAGCTCTTCCACAACACCAGTGACCCCAATTCTTTCATGTGGAACACCCTCATCAGGGCCTTAGCTGATAGCCCTAATCCGTCCCAAGCTATTTTTCTTTATACCAGGATGAGAAAACTGGAAGTTGTACCTGGTAAGCACACCTTCCCGTTTGTTCTCAAGGCTTGTACTAACTGTAAGTCACTGATGTCAGGTAAACAAATCCATGTCCATGTTATTAGATTTGGACTGGATGTGGATGTTTATGTGGTTAACGGATTAATGAGGTGCTACTCTGTATCATCTAATATCAATGACGCCCGGCAATTGTTTGAAGAAGTTGCTGAGAAAAATTTGATAGTTTGGACTACGATGGTAAGTGGGTATGCGCAAAATTTTTGCTCAAATGAGGCGTTGATGCTGTTTGATCAAATGATCTCAGAAGGGACTGAACCCAATGGTGCGACTCTGGCTTCTGTATTGTCTGCCTGTGCCAGATCGGGATGTCTGGACTTGGGAGAACGGATTCATTTCTTTATAAAAGCCAAAGGCATGGAAATGGGAGTGATCCTTGGCACAGCATTGGTATACATGTATGCCAAAAATGGATCAATTCTGATGGCTCGGAGATTGTTCGATGAAATGTCTGAGAAAAATACGGCTACTTGGAATGCCATGATATGTGGGTTAGCTGTTCATGGGCATGCTCAGGAGGCTTTGGAGCTCTTCCTGGAGTTGAAGAAAGAGAGGGTGGTTCCAAATGATATCACCTTTGTGGGAGTTTTATCTGCTTGTTGCCATGCTGGCCTGATTGATGTGGGTCGCGATATTTTTCATTCCATGAAGAGAGACTATGGGATTGAACCCAAAATCGAGCATTATGGTTGCATGGTTGATCTTCTTGGACGAGGTGGGAGATTGGTTGAAGCTGAGGAGTTGATAAAAGGGATGCTGTGGAAACCTGATGTGGTAATTTTGGGTGCTTTGTTAGGAGCCTGCAAGAACCATGGGAACATTGACATTGCTGAGAAGGTGGTGAAGGAGATTCTTGAACTGGAACCTAACAATCATGGGGTTTTTGTCATTTTATCTAATATGTATGCAGAGGCAGGCAGGTGGGAAGATGTTGTTAAGCTAAGAAAGGTGATGAAAGATGGAGGTTTGAAAAAGATACCAGGTTGGAGCCTTGTGGATGGTGATAACTAAATTTGTCTTTCTGCCGGCAGAGATGAGCAAGAGAAGGGCACcacaatcttaatttttttcaaagCAGCAGAATAATCAATAATCGACAGTATTGTTTTGAATTTCCATAGCTATACCATATCTTTTGTGTATTAAAGTTTTGCCAACTGATTGTTAGAGGAATGGGTTCATGGGAAGTGCTGAGGCATCCCAAATGAGAAGATGGGAAGAatagaaggaaataaaaagagTGGTTGTCCCTTATTCTCAGAACCCCGTGGATCTAAATCGCATGTTATTTACATACTGTATAGAGGacattaatctctctctctctccctctctctctctctctcaaattgagAAGCCAAATCCCCACCGTATTCAGGTCTGGTAGAACAATTGATCATCACATGGAAACACCATCACGTGGCATTGAAGGTAGAAAGCGTTAGGAGACCTAGTTAAACTTCCAAGGATTAAACACTTGGTCTCCTACTCTTATACCATGTTACAACCGCTTACCCTACAAGCTTGAAGGATTAAAGgaaacaacaatgtatatcaaaaTCATTTTGCACGTGCAAACTCATACATGCACAGCCCTGTACATGACATGCGCTCACTTGAAAACACCATCACAGAGGGGGAGAAATTGCTGGGAACCCACCCTGTTAACTTCACAGTGATCGAACACTTGATCTCCAGATCTGATACTATATTACAActgcttatcccaaaagctcccATTAAAGTTAAGATTAATAGGCCCTAGGTTTATGCAAATTATTGAGTAAGAAATGAGACCTGATCAATTTCCTTGTATGCTTAGCTGCCTTTTTCTCATTTGAatctttccttttcatttccTTAACAATTTGTTCCAAATCCTCATAATATTTCTTCCATGGTATTGAGAACTTCTGTTGGATATAATATTAAAGATTTGCCTTCTTCCTGATCTTTCACCTATAATATCtttagtagtatctcaaattgaaaaaatcaatatactcataaaaaaattggggaaaaaTATGGAAACGTCAATTTGAAGATGTTTGAGATTCCAAAATAAGATTAATCACTATTGCCAGAGTTTGATATTCCAGAATAAGAATAATCACTATTGCCTAGTTGTTTGAGAAACGAAAGAAGACCTCAAACCAAGCCCCATGAAAGGGGGAAGGGATGAAAACATGAACAAATAGTTAAATACAACGGAAGCAATGGGAGAAAGCCAGAACCCAATCTTTAAACATTTTTATCATGGCCTTTTCTGCTACGAAGAGTAAGGTTTGTGTCCTTCAATATTATGTCACGAAAGATTAAACCCTATGCAATCCACTTGCAGAACACAGATCCATTCGGAAATGAAGCAATGTCTGTCCTGCTAGCCACCATAATTAATTGGGAATCCCAAAAATATTCAGATGAAATACACAGTATTTAGTGGATCATTTTGTTGATATGGACTGTTCAATCAATATACTCCTTGAATTGTAAAGTCCCAAATACACACCAATTGGATAACCAAACACATCTAAAAAAATTGAGCTCAATAGAATAGAAAGTCAGTATGGGtaataaaaaatgcaacaggtcatatattatatatgattGGTGATCTTACATGGCTTGGAAAACACAACAGGTACATCAACTGAGTATAAAGTAAGTAAAAAAGTGTGATGATTGAGTAGAATTGCAGCATAAGCCTAATTATCAGGCAACTTTACAGGATTGGGAAAGCCCATAACTGTTGACTGTATACGCCTTGACAATAGAATCCCTTTTCACAAATTATGTAGCTAGGCAAACTATACCATTCAAGTTGGCATATCTCAATGAACTATGTCATATTCGTTTCCTGTGACTGAAAATGTCTATTTGAACCATCCCCCTGGCAAAGTTAATCAAATTAGTTTGATGATATTTACAATATTAGATCACATATCGACAAGACTACTCCATGAAGCGAGAACTACCCTTACCCTGTCCGACATCTGGTCTCTTATATAATACATAGACCTCAACATTGTATCCAGAGCATCTTTCGCTAATTGGAACTTGACCTCTGACTCTCCTGATAAAGAATGTGTATCATCTTGgagctgaaaaaaaaatgtaaccaGAATTAATAGTCAAAACAGATCACAAAAGTTCTTACTGAAAAGCCCATCATTTTCTGATCCAGGTCATTTTGGTTTTACAGCCGCAATAACATTATACAAAAAGTGTGGGGAACTTTATAAGAGTATGCATTAAAAATTACTGAATACCTTTAAACTAATAACAGCCACTGGATCTGTGGATTCTGCATTTTGATTAGCCATATTCCATGTCATCGCTTTTATCCGAGGCAAAATAACCTAGACAACATatagagagaaataaaagaatagcTTAATCTCATGTCCTACTAAGTTCATTAACATGACCAACCTGCAAAGCAATATTCAGCAAGAAAGCTCTTTCCTATTACATTATTAATGCACCTTCTGAAGATCCATTTGGTTTAGTATCTGCTATTTCCATGACATAAATTGGTTTGGTGGTTAATATACTCGGGATATTTTTTGATCAACGCAGATAGGTAAGTGTCAATCCAATGATCAAATTGTCCATTCAATTATGAAGACCACTTGCtcaggaaaaataaaaggatgaaaGGTCACCTGAAACAGTCCAGGGATCAAACCACTGGGAGTCATCTAGATGACGCAGATCATCTAAATGCTTGGTCCAGTTGCAACCTAATGCCTAATGTTTCATACACGGGGTACCACAGGTAGTGCACCAATCAGCCTGTGTGAGCAAATATCCTGACCCATTGAATTCTTTAAACAATGAATTAAGTTTATATGACTTTATAACGTTCTATTTGCTCAACCTGATCGTTGAGAGCATCAGCCCTCCACTCCCTTTGGAACTTTTGTAGCAAGAGCACCAGTAGTCTTTGTAGTTCAGGCACGACCTCGTCAGGAAATAGCTTTTGAATCTCATCCTTACTAACATTTTCGTAAACACACTTACGGATCAGCATACGGAGGCATACCAGAAGCTGCAAAGgggtcccaaaaaaaaaatcagaatggaAAATGAAACAAGTACACTAGAAATTTACAGCCATTATGATACACAAGGCCTTAACAAGAAATGGACAGTTGAAGATAATCCTCTCCTCAAGTTATATCTGTTCTATTTGTTGAACTGGCCcagattatttaaaaaaaaaaaatgaagtgctCTATGAAGTAACTTTCATGCATCATTCAGACACTACTGAGCTCAAGTATGATTTGAATCAAGGGCCAAGTGGTTTGCAAATCAGACTCTACACTCAATGAACATAACCTGACCAAATTCAAATGGTTAACAACAATAGCATTCCATTTTGTCTTACAATACTTAAGAATTTAAAGGTAACTTATAAGAACTTAATATTTCTTCCTTGCATTGTTTGTGACCCTTTTTTCAATTGTAATAATTCGACATCCTCAAATTTTTACAACACATATTTCTGCAGCAATATAGATTAATCATGTTGGGAATAACAAATAAATGTAAGGCAGTATGAACTACAATATACAGAGCAAATCTCTTGCTATAGGCATCAATTAACAGTCTATGATACCCAACCAATCATTTCTGAATGAATTAGCTCTACGTTTCACTTCGTCCGTACTTCAAGAAACATAATTAGTGAAAATAGTTCCCCAATTAAATAGAATAATAACAATCTTTATCGAGATGCTTCATGTATAAGTACacagaaaatcatattttctttcATGATTAAAACCAGTAGAGCAGATAATTAAAATTTCAACGCCCAACAAAGCTAAaactcgaaaaaaaaaaaaaaaaaaccgaggTTGGGCAAGGTGAGAGATTACGGGATCGAGATCAGTGTCATTCTCAAGTTGAAGCATTTCTCTGATGATATCACGATCGGCAGCATCAAGACCAGTCTTTCGAGTCCTCCAGAGGGTTTGGAGTACGTACTCCACTGATTCTTTAGAGTTAGACCTCACCAGAAGCGGCAAATGGCTCCAGAGTGAATGCTCCATTTTGCAGGAACGATCTTGTTGCGATAAAACTGTCTTGCACTGATTGATGCCCTAGTAAGAGTAGTAATCTACTACTATTTCTTATGAAATGAACTCTCTATTCCCTATTTCTTTACCCAAACCGAAGATTCAGTTCTCCTCTCCCGCCTGGATTCGGCGCCTCAACGTTCACCGAGGTCGCTGAAATGAATCCCTCCCTTACCTGCTAACACCCTTTTCGGGGTTTTATTACCCGGATATATATTATTTCGGTCCCTGCggtttcaaaaattacaaattcaTCCCTACTTTTCAAAACTTTCATATGCTCTCACAGCTTTCAAaagcacaattttttttttttcttaagagaaCCCCAACCCATGGGAGGGAAGGGTGAATTTATTTATAGGTTACGTGTAATACTCATGGATGGAGATTGGCACATCTCCAATATCCATGGATTATAATTTGGTCAGATCATCGTACACGTTATCGACAAGGCCCTCTTAGCCAGAGAGTCTGCAATGTTGTTATTCTCCCTTGAAACATATACAAAATTACAAGCAACAAAGTATGAGGAGATATGCAAAatatccttcaaaatatgcatgATCTCTAATGGTGATTGATGAGCATTCCGTTGAAGATAAGTGATAACATCCTTGTTGTCCAACCCCACAATTAGCTTGTCAAAATCTTCTGAAATGGTTTCAAGCAAAGAAGGATGGAGCATAGATTTAGGTATCGACATCCGATCCAATACCGATCTAGATATGTGCATATCAATCACTTTTGCCCCTTgcctttgaagaaaaaaaagtagatttttttACTGtgttacccctgaaatgatacagataacCGATCTTGATCAGTTAAGTATCGAACATCGATCTCAGGCAATATGGATACAATacccgatacttgaaaccaggGTATGGAGTCTAGATCCAAACCTGTGCAGAATGGCCTTCCTACCAATAACGCCCTGCTACTGCTTTGCCAGGGTCTTAGATGACATGCCAAAGCCCAGcttggtttgaggaatcggatcgaTATTGACCTTGACAATCAAGATTCTTGGCCGATACCATTTCAAAAAAGGTAAAACAGTAAGAAAAGCattattaattgaattcaaggGTATTTCTATCAAAACCGGGCCGATCCAGATTGaaattggattggtatcggctTTGGCCGATCCCAACCCGATTCTGTCTTCCCAATCC
Protein-coding sequences here:
- the LOC122076014 gene encoding COMM domain-containing protein 9-like, whose translation is MEHSLWSHLPLLVRSNSKESVEYVLQTLWRTRKTGLDAADRDIIREMLQLENDTDLDPLLVCLRMLIRKCVYENVSKDEIQKLFPDEVVPELQRLLVLLLQKFQREWRADALNDQVILPRIKAMTWNMANQNAESTDPVAVISLKLQDDTHSLSGESEVKFQLAKDALDTMLRSMYYIRDQMSDRGDGSNRHFQSQETNMT
- the LOC122075820 gene encoding pentatricopeptide repeat-containing protein At2g36730-like, whose translation is MIRRRAPEEAIQLKPNKYGRIRLNNVLVFVFVLSWLFSTAQSSNLQSYMFLRKSLFLCNLKHSLRCFHSHIPPPLPLSLPKPAKPPQLSFLADKCTSMDQLKQIHAQMIVSTRIHDNYAASRIISFCALSPSGDLNYALKLFHNTSDPNSFMWNTLIRALADSPNPSQAIFLYTRMRKLEVVPGKHTFPFVLKACTNCKSLMSGKQIHVHVIRFGLDVDVYVVNGLMRCYSVSSNINDARQLFEEVAEKNLIVWTTMVSGYAQNFCSNEALMLFDQMISEGTEPNGATLASVLSACARSGCLDLGERIHFFIKAKGMEMGVILGTALVYMYAKNGSILMARRLFDEMSEKNTATWNAMICGLAVHGHAQEALELFLELKKERVVPNDITFVGVLSACCHAGLIDVGRDIFHSMKRDYGIEPKIEHYGCMVDLLGRGGRLVEAEELIKGMLWKPDVVILGALLGACKNHGNIDIAEKVVKEILELEPNNHGVFVILSNMYAEAGRWEDVVKLRKVMKDGGLKKIPGWSLVDGDN